In Cloacibacillus sp., one DNA window encodes the following:
- a CDS encoding M20/M25/M40 family metallo-hydrolase — translation MYQCDIDKAETRRQLFEFIENSREEMLAFWEELVNHEGRYDEVAPLTDTANFLKRAFEKEGFKCRLADAGDGFAPVLTGVLGEDRPSRPVMFTGHYDTVFKKGTFGDDPFKIEDGKAYGPGVLDMKGGIAISLFCAKALNHIGFDALPIKIAFAGDEEGDRTVAPNSTVQILSDYAKGVLFAFNMETGVADGGVCIGRKGSADYTVSVKGVASHPGNAFANGRNAIEETAHKIIEIQQLTPKDYGYTVSVDTIEGGVASNAIPDFCKIKIDTRANTQKDAAHIRESLEKICAKTYIDGTSTELTLDGTFPPYETTDGVLALYEHIVYTAKKYSLDIPSKNHLGGASDASRIGAVGVPVLCSCGVPGAGNHTGSEYALVEGFFERTKLLCASILEADGFPDGK, via the coding sequence ATGTATCAATGCGATATTGACAAGGCGGAGACAAGGCGACAGCTTTTTGAATTTATTGAGAACAGCCGGGAAGAGATGCTGGCTTTTTGGGAGGAGCTGGTAAATCACGAGGGCAGATATGACGAAGTCGCTCCGCTGACGGATACGGCCAATTTTTTAAAGCGCGCATTTGAGAAAGAGGGCTTTAAATGTCGGTTAGCCGATGCCGGCGATGGCTTCGCGCCGGTTTTGACCGGCGTCCTCGGAGAGGACAGGCCCTCCCGTCCGGTTATGTTTACCGGACACTATGATACGGTTTTTAAAAAGGGAACTTTCGGCGATGATCCATTTAAAATTGAAGATGGAAAGGCATATGGCCCCGGCGTTCTTGATATGAAGGGCGGTATCGCCATATCGCTGTTTTGCGCTAAGGCATTGAATCATATCGGATTTGACGCCTTGCCAATAAAAATCGCATTTGCGGGCGACGAAGAGGGCGACAGGACCGTAGCGCCCAATTCAACGGTTCAAATACTGTCGGATTATGCGAAGGGCGTGCTGTTTGCCTTTAACATGGAGACCGGCGTCGCAGACGGTGGGGTGTGTATCGGCAGGAAGGGCAGCGCCGATTATACCGTCTCCGTGAAAGGTGTCGCGAGCCATCCCGGTAACGCTTTTGCGAACGGCAGAAACGCCATCGAAGAGACCGCGCATAAAATTATTGAGATTCAGCAGCTTACCCCGAAGGACTATGGCTACACGGTCAGCGTTGATACCATAGAGGGCGGCGTTGCCTCCAACGCCATACCTGATTTCTGTAAAATAAAAATTGATACCAGAGCCAACACGCAAAAAGACGCCGCCCACATCAGGGAGAGCCTTGAGAAAATCTGTGCGAAAACCTACATCGACGGGACGTCGACGGAGCTGACGCTGGATGGGACGTTCCCTCCGTATGAGACTACGGACGGCGTTCTCGCGCTCTACGAGCATATCGTATATACGGCAAAAAAATATTCGCTGGATATCCCGTCGAAGAATCATCTCGGCGGAGCCTCGGACGCATCCAGAATCGGGGCCGTGGGAGTGCCCGTCCTCTGCTCATGCGGCGTGCCGGGGGCCGGGAATCATACCGGCTCGGAATACGCGCTTGTGGAGGGCTTCTTCGAGAGGACGAAACTTTTGTGTGCCTCGATCCTTGAAGCCGATGGCTTTCCTGACGGTAAGTAG